In Desulfomonile tiedjei DSM 6799, a genomic segment contains:
- a CDS encoding ABC transporter ATP-binding protein yields the protein MASQLLDVNISKKYSSMDVLDNLVFSVEENEFLVIVGPTGCGKTTLGNILSGIEKPTAGKVRIRGEIIDPHVHNISYVFQEPSCIPWYTMIEDVSMGLEIRGVDGAKAIQRAKDVIKLVDMAGFEDYYPWQISGGMKQRVAIARAYATNPDLLIMDEPFGHLDAQTRYLMQIEIMRIWEQEKKTVVFITNNIEEAVYLASRIIVLSKLPAHMKGEYTVDLPRPRDLTSPEFLEFRATITRECEIVE from the coding sequence ATGGCCAGCCAACTTCTTGATGTCAACATAAGCAAGAAATATTCGAGCATGGATGTTCTGGACAACCTGGTCTTCTCGGTGGAGGAGAACGAGTTCCTGGTAATCGTGGGACCGACAGGCTGCGGAAAGACCACTCTGGGTAACATCCTGTCCGGTATTGAAAAGCCCACAGCCGGGAAAGTGAGAATCAGGGGTGAGATCATCGACCCCCACGTACACAACATATCCTATGTCTTTCAGGAGCCGTCGTGCATCCCGTGGTACACCATGATCGAAGACGTCTCCATGGGACTCGAGATACGGGGAGTGGACGGCGCAAAAGCGATTCAAAGGGCAAAAGACGTGATTAAGCTGGTAGACATGGCCGGCTTCGAAGACTACTACCCATGGCAGATTTCCGGGGGAATGAAGCAGAGAGTCGCCATTGCCAGAGCATATGCGACTAATCCGGATCTCCTGATTATGGATGAACCCTTCGGTCACCTTGACGCTCAGACACGATACCTGATGCAGATCGAAATCATGCGCATTTGGGAGCAGGAAAAGAAGACTGTGGTCTTCATCACCAACAACATCGAAGAGGCCGTGTACCTTGCCAGCAGGATCATTGTGCTTTCGAAGCTCCCGGCGCATATGAAAGGCGAGTACACCGTGGACCTACCGAGACCGAGGGATCTGACGAGCCCGGAATTCCTTGAGTTCCGAGCTACTATTACCAGAGAATGCGAAATCGTCGAATAA
- a CDS encoding MtaA/CmuA family methyltransferase — MTLKERFMRRLTGKEVDVTPVGCTTAYPVVEFMSRCGYARPLADVDPVALTELSLAGHEYAGFEWVKAMGWDLTALSEVFGCGLGEPAIDLQYYIKVHPFEHNLDGLHCPEDLLMRGRFPAYKEQFRLLKERVGDRLAIFGMAEGPFTCASNLLEASTIMRAIIKDPETVRKVLDVTVEAVTKVAQFAFSNGADYFCLGDPTSSPDLLSPKAYEKYVLPAVRKVVTNVDGPIVLHVCGNTDRIIHMMCDTGVAGISVEEKTDLKKAVEIAHGKGVKVFGNVGTSSTLFMGSPEECYKEAVAALENGVDFLAPGCGIAPQSPIENILQLRKARDDYFLGSREKAQTA, encoded by the coding sequence ATGACACTTAAAGAAAGATTTATGCGACGCCTGACCGGTAAAGAAGTTGACGTGACCCCTGTCGGGTGTACCACGGCTTATCCCGTAGTGGAATTTATGAGCAGATGCGGCTACGCACGCCCTTTGGCCGATGTCGATCCAGTGGCCCTGACAGAGTTGTCACTGGCAGGACATGAGTATGCAGGATTCGAATGGGTGAAAGCGATGGGCTGGGATCTGACAGCTTTGAGCGAAGTGTTTGGTTGTGGCCTGGGAGAACCTGCCATCGACTTACAATATTATATCAAAGTCCATCCTTTCGAGCACAACCTGGACGGATTGCACTGCCCGGAAGACCTGTTGATGCGGGGAAGGTTTCCGGCTTACAAAGAACAGTTCAGGCTTTTGAAGGAAAGGGTGGGAGACCGACTCGCCATTTTCGGTATGGCTGAGGGACCTTTCACCTGCGCATCCAACCTTCTTGAAGCATCGACTATTATGCGAGCCATAATAAAAGATCCGGAAACAGTCCGGAAGGTTCTGGATGTTACTGTGGAAGCAGTTACTAAAGTCGCCCAATTTGCATTCAGTAACGGAGCAGATTACTTCTGCCTCGGCGACCCGACGAGCAGCCCCGATCTCCTGAGCCCGAAAGCGTACGAGAAATATGTGCTTCCCGCAGTGAGAAAAGTGGTGACGAACGTGGACGGCCCAATAGTCTTACACGTTTGCGGAAACACCGATAGGATAATCCACATGATGTGCGACACCGGAGTAGCCGGGATTAGTGTGGAGGAGAAGACGGATTTGAAGAAAGCTGTAGAGATTGCCCATGGAAAGGGAGTCAAAGTATTTGGAAACGTGGGGACATCCTCTACGCTGTTCATGGGGTCACCTGAAGAATGCTACAAAGAAGCGGTAGCAGCATTGGAAAATGGCGTTGATTTCCTGGCTCCCGGATGCGGGATAGCTCCACAGTCGCCCATCGAAAACATTCTCCAACTACGGAAGGCGAGGGACGATTACTTCCTCGGCAGTCGGGAAAAAGCGCAGACTGCTTGA
- a CDS encoding ABC transporter permease — translation MNGKTIEETKTVVYNLVSLVVVAILWSIFSYWQNSPFFPSLSAVWKAFVGLITEGDIEQIGLGAHIWASLVRIFAGFAAACILGIPLGLALGLKPKIYNRTRAILEPVRFIPPIAWIPLAIVLLVGFSRYAFLIWLGAFFPIFITTLLSVTHVNPIHVNVAKVFGAPRWYIIRKIVIPSVLPDIATGMRVGLGIAWMCIVAAEMIGGEMVGVGRLILKYAELIRMPEIIVGMLVIGVIGFLMNEIFIVVERRLFRWRSEVSID, via the coding sequence ATGAATGGAAAAACAATAGAAGAGACCAAGACGGTAGTATACAATCTTGTGAGTCTTGTTGTAGTCGCTATCCTGTGGTCAATCTTCTCTTATTGGCAGAATTCACCATTTTTTCCGTCTCTCTCCGCGGTCTGGAAAGCTTTTGTGGGGTTGATCACTGAGGGTGACATAGAGCAGATTGGTCTGGGGGCTCACATATGGGCTAGTCTTGTGAGGATATTTGCTGGCTTTGCAGCCGCGTGCATCCTTGGAATTCCTCTTGGACTGGCCCTGGGACTCAAGCCGAAGATCTACAACCGAACCCGTGCCATTCTGGAACCGGTACGTTTTATACCACCCATCGCCTGGATTCCGTTGGCCATAGTCCTCCTTGTCGGATTTTCCCGCTACGCCTTCTTAATCTGGTTGGGAGCGTTCTTTCCCATTTTTATCACCACGCTCCTTAGCGTGACCCATGTGAACCCTATCCACGTCAATGTGGCAAAGGTTTTCGGAGCGCCGCGTTGGTACATCATCCGAAAAATCGTTATTCCTTCCGTGCTGCCGGATATCGCTACAGGCATGAGAGTCGGACTGGGGATTGCGTGGATGTGTATCGTGGCAGCGGAAATGATTGGCGGCGAGATGGTAGGTGTCGGCCGACTCATTCTGAAGTATGCCGAGCTGATCAGAATGCCCGAGATTATCGTAGGGATGCTCGTGATAGGGGTCATCGGGTTTCTCATGAATGAGATCTTTATCGTGGTAGAACGAAGGTTATTCAGATGGAGGTCGGAAGTCTCCATCGACTAG
- the glnE gene encoding bifunctional [glutamate--ammonia ligase]-adenylyl-L-tyrosine phosphorylase/[glutamate--ammonia-ligase] adenylyltransferase has protein sequence MEINTLLTYIGRNCPALSCWLASLETDQSDRVCRDLLDTANPRIAVGRVEDLLGTDGGETVRTILRDERLRRVFLTTVGGSRFLFSILCRIPESLAPLFLQEGCSIRKTRAIMERELRETYEGLGNSKEFDRMLRVYKEREFLRIGCRDLNNLAEVEEVMAELSDLAAAGIESAIQFHWKRLTEKHGTPEGLEQGLGFVALGMGKISGRELNFSSDVDLIFIREPEEGRTQGPEPIPIAKFYESLAQSVSRSLSDVTEDGFVFRIDLRLRPEGEKGELVPSYTNALDYYLGWGRTWERAALMKAAPLAGDRKLGKDFLQELEQFVYRKHLDYSTLEEMRIMKLRIEAQLKKKPGVNIKLGQGGIREIEFFVQALQLINGGKQRRVRSASTLEALDLLRETGLLDKQTTDALRSAYRFFRKTEHRIQINHQLQTHELPRTPEDQEELARRLGYKEEPLKHFLADLDYHRRVVEELFSSMFHHSDEEILDRISPEAKRLIETIHDESVCKNLLEQLGFDDPLSAYAVLKNLVIPTDRKIPSEKARVLLSRLAPLFLDELLTVPEPEKALVALDRYIDSLFAHSSYFSTLLENPPTIRFIVKILGESRFFTDLLVRHPQAIDSLIARGAEEFPKSRETLESIVTERLAYSEDLEAEMDVLRTFKNEEILMIGVKHLAGEIDSPTARALVTELAEVCLCAAIDLAVKEMTRKFGEFDFLDPLPFVVLGMGKLGGREMTYLSDLDVIFIYECPEMQIGRFSTHEWFTRLANRIISILSVPTAEGTVFSIDTRLRPSGNKGPLVSSLDSFRDYHEATSQLWEKQALLRARPLSGGPDLVQQVNCIVRDCITRTRLSSDDVKEIARLRGRMETELALEDDLHVDLKTGHGGLVDVEFLVQAHILKHAYHFPEIIKNNTLEGLSALRDAGIIDECAFESLDFGYRWLSNLEDRLRIMEHRSIDRMPLTGEKLRGLALRLGYGEGGEDRLISDYFTITGTIRSIYRAFFGEPLARAPRT, from the coding sequence ATGGAAATAAACACTTTACTCACGTACATCGGACGCAACTGCCCTGCTCTTTCCTGCTGGTTGGCTTCCCTGGAAACAGATCAATCGGATCGAGTCTGCAGGGATCTGCTCGACACTGCAAATCCGAGGATCGCCGTCGGTCGGGTGGAAGATCTTCTGGGAACGGACGGCGGTGAAACGGTCAGGACTATTCTGCGGGATGAGCGATTGCGAAGAGTCTTTCTGACCACCGTCGGAGGCTCCCGTTTTCTCTTCTCAATCCTGTGCAGGATTCCGGAATCGCTCGCTCCCCTGTTCCTTCAAGAAGGGTGTTCGATCCGCAAGACTCGTGCAATCATGGAACGGGAATTGAGGGAAACCTATGAGGGATTAGGCAACTCCAAAGAATTCGACCGTATGCTCCGGGTGTACAAGGAACGGGAATTCCTCCGTATCGGCTGCAGAGATCTGAATAATCTGGCCGAGGTGGAGGAAGTTATGGCCGAGCTCTCCGACCTCGCTGCTGCCGGCATAGAATCCGCAATACAGTTTCATTGGAAACGTCTCACGGAAAAACACGGCACACCGGAAGGTCTCGAACAGGGACTTGGTTTTGTAGCTCTGGGAATGGGCAAGATTTCAGGACGTGAGCTGAACTTCTCTTCGGACGTGGATCTCATATTTATTCGGGAACCGGAAGAAGGCAGGACACAGGGACCCGAGCCGATCCCCATCGCGAAGTTTTATGAATCCCTTGCTCAGTCTGTTTCTCGCTCTCTTTCCGATGTAACGGAGGACGGATTCGTCTTTCGCATAGATCTGCGGCTCAGGCCTGAAGGCGAAAAAGGAGAGCTTGTCCCTTCGTACACCAATGCTCTCGATTACTATCTCGGATGGGGCCGGACCTGGGAGCGGGCTGCGCTCATGAAAGCGGCTCCTCTGGCTGGAGACCGTAAGCTCGGCAAGGATTTCCTCCAGGAATTGGAGCAATTCGTCTATCGCAAGCACCTGGATTATTCGACACTTGAAGAAATGCGAATCATGAAGCTCCGCATTGAGGCACAGCTCAAGAAGAAACCGGGAGTCAATATAAAGCTCGGCCAGGGAGGCATTCGGGAGATAGAATTTTTTGTTCAGGCACTTCAATTGATCAATGGCGGAAAACAACGGCGTGTCCGTTCAGCCAGTACACTTGAAGCTCTCGACCTGCTCCGGGAAACAGGTCTGCTGGATAAGCAGACTACAGACGCTCTTCGATCTGCGTATCGTTTTTTCCGCAAGACCGAACACAGGATTCAGATCAATCACCAGCTCCAGACGCACGAACTGCCGCGAACTCCCGAAGACCAGGAAGAACTGGCACGGCGGCTCGGGTACAAAGAAGAGCCTCTGAAGCATTTTCTTGCAGACCTTGATTATCATCGTCGTGTGGTGGAAGAGCTTTTTTCCAGCATGTTCCATCATTCTGACGAGGAGATTCTCGACAGAATCTCGCCCGAGGCGAAACGTTTGATCGAAACCATACACGATGAGTCTGTATGTAAGAATCTGCTCGAACAGCTCGGCTTCGACGATCCTCTCTCAGCCTATGCGGTTCTCAAGAATCTTGTGATCCCGACAGACCGCAAGATTCCATCCGAGAAGGCTCGAGTACTCCTCAGCCGACTTGCTCCGCTGTTCCTCGACGAGTTGCTCACGGTTCCCGAGCCGGAAAAGGCTCTTGTTGCGCTCGACCGGTATATAGATTCCCTGTTTGCGCATTCGTCCTATTTTTCCACACTCCTCGAGAATCCTCCTACCATCCGTTTTATCGTCAAAATACTTGGGGAGAGTCGTTTCTTTACCGACTTGTTGGTCCGTCATCCCCAAGCTATCGATTCTCTTATTGCACGTGGCGCTGAGGAATTCCCCAAATCCAGGGAGACTCTTGAAAGCATCGTCACCGAGCGCCTTGCGTACAGCGAGGATCTCGAAGCGGAAATGGATGTGCTCAGGACATTCAAGAACGAAGAGATCCTGATGATTGGGGTCAAGCATCTTGCCGGTGAGATCGATTCGCCCACGGCAAGGGCGCTTGTCACGGAACTGGCTGAAGTATGCCTGTGTGCTGCCATCGATCTTGCGGTAAAAGAGATGACCAGAAAATTCGGGGAATTCGATTTTCTCGATCCGCTTCCTTTTGTGGTGCTGGGCATGGGCAAGCTTGGCGGCAGAGAGATGACCTACTTGTCGGACCTGGATGTCATCTTTATATACGAGTGCCCGGAGATGCAGATCGGACGGTTTTCCACACACGAATGGTTCACAAGGCTGGCCAATCGCATCATTTCGATCCTGAGTGTTCCTACTGCGGAAGGGACCGTTTTTTCCATCGACACGAGGCTTCGCCCTTCAGGCAATAAAGGTCCGCTGGTTTCGTCTCTCGACTCTTTCAGGGATTACCATGAAGCTACTTCCCAGCTCTGGGAAAAGCAGGCGCTCTTGAGAGCCAGGCCGCTCTCGGGTGGACCCGATCTGGTGCAGCAGGTAAACTGTATTGTGAGAGATTGCATCACCCGAACGCGGCTTTCCTCTGACGACGTGAAAGAAATCGCCAGACTGAGAGGCCGCATGGAAACGGAATTGGCGTTGGAAGACGACTTGCATGTGGATCTCAAGACCGGGCATGGCGGACTGGTTGACGTGGAATTTCTGGTGCAGGCTCATATTCTTAAGCATGCCTATCACTTCCCGGAAATAATAAAGAATAACACTCTGGAAGGACTGTCCGCTCTGAGAGATGCAGGCATTATTGACGAGTGTGCGTTTGAGAGCCTGGATTTCGGGTACCGATGGTTGAGCAATCTTGAAGACCGTCTCAGGATAATGGAACATAGAAGCATCGACAGAATGCCCTTGACCGGCGAAAAACTACGGGGCCTGGCGCTCCGGCTGGGATATGGCGAGGGAGGCGAGGATCGGCTCATCAGCGACTACTTCACCATAACGGGGACTATTCGGAGCATTTACCGGGCATTTTTCGGCGAACCCCTTGCCCGTGCTCCACGAACGTAA
- a CDS encoding VOC family protein, with amino-acid sequence MQKIIPFLWFDDNAEDAVNFYVSIFKNSKIVSVARYGEAGAKVSGQPEGTVMTIVFQLEGQEFMALNGGPVFTFSPAISLLVNCETQEEVDDLWEKLSQGGEIIECGWLKDKYGVSWQIVPTALNEMLQDKDTEKSERVMSAMLQMKKIDIDELRQAYDQG; translated from the coding sequence ATGCAAAAGATTATCCCTTTTTTGTGGTTCGATGATAATGCTGAAGACGCCGTGAATTTCTATGTCTCTATTTTCAAGAATTCCAAAATCGTAAGCGTCGCTCGCTATGGTGAAGCCGGGGCAAAGGTTTCCGGGCAACCGGAGGGAACCGTAATGACTATCGTATTTCAGCTCGAAGGGCAGGAATTTATGGCATTGAATGGCGGCCCTGTATTCACTTTTTCACCGGCAATATCGCTTCTCGTAAATTGCGAGACACAAGAAGAAGTAGACGATCTCTGGGAAAAGCTCTCCCAAGGCGGAGAAATAATAGAGTGCGGCTGGCTGAAAGACAAATATGGAGTGTCATGGCAGATCGTCCCCACTGCTCTCAATGAAATGCTACAAGATAAGGACACTGAGAAATCGGAGCGAGTTATGAGTGCAATGCTCCAGATGAAGAAGATTGATATAGACGAATTAAGGCAAGCATATGACCAAGGCTAA
- a CDS encoding homocysteine biosynthesis protein, whose product MINSKIMAGEAKVYTEMELLNRMKSGEDLTSLDVDLITMAFHSSISGSAAMLLVPVAGRGTFTRAKKIWLNGVPGHPGPAPNERLGVVDTLIFADEVCDDTSEIPCGARLLVDILNNREIRVKCLSAEGDMYHNSFASETLQFARMFTYNTFIPTSRVNAGDDGPSMNAHLRTIRRGNKVLLNKVPGIVIGRGSYGSSAREALSLSAEMFGMTPLLIHDQSMSNSSPIAYSVALAIPVLDDSVLASVSTYLSKMKPEKDTRYFTESDEKLAEYLKELILKKEFHVTDSDVEVLYDSSEATMVRTP is encoded by the coding sequence ATGATAAACAGCAAGATCATGGCTGGAGAAGCGAAGGTCTACACCGAAATGGAACTCCTAAATCGAATGAAATCAGGGGAAGACTTGACATCCCTTGATGTGGACCTGATTACGATGGCTTTCCACAGCAGTATTTCAGGAAGCGCAGCCATGCTTCTGGTTCCGGTTGCTGGACGGGGAACTTTCACGAGAGCCAAGAAGATATGGCTGAATGGCGTTCCAGGTCACCCGGGCCCTGCTCCGAACGAGCGGCTTGGCGTAGTGGACACGCTGATTTTTGCTGACGAAGTCTGTGATGACACGAGTGAAATCCCATGCGGAGCAAGGCTGCTCGTAGACATTCTGAATAACAGAGAAATTCGGGTGAAGTGCCTTTCTGCAGAAGGAGACATGTATCACAATTCTTTTGCATCGGAAACTCTTCAGTTCGCTAGGATGTTCACGTACAACACGTTTATCCCGACTTCACGTGTTAATGCTGGTGATGACGGCCCAAGTATGAACGCCCATCTTCGGACTATCCGGAGAGGCAATAAAGTGCTGTTGAATAAAGTGCCCGGCATCGTAATCGGCCGTGGATCCTACGGTTCTTCCGCCAGAGAAGCGCTATCTTTGTCTGCTGAGATGTTTGGGATGACGCCATTACTCATTCATGATCAGTCGATGAGCAACAGCTCTCCAATCGCATATTCCGTGGCCCTGGCGATACCGGTTCTGGATGATTCGGTGCTAGCGAGCGTCAGCACGTACCTGAGCAAGATGAAGCCTGAGAAAGACACCCGTTACTTTACCGAATCCGATGAGAAATTAGCGGAATATCTCAAGGAACTTATTCTGAAAAAAGAGTTTCACGTAACCGATTCCGACGTCGAAGTACTATACGATTCATCTGAAGCAACAATGGTTAGAACACCATGA
- a CDS encoding ABC transporter substrate-binding protein, with product MKRAAMRSVFPVVVVFLLLLGLQGPASGQTKEIRFGYLVADQLHSPGVMIMKEKQMLEAAGFKVAWQEFLAGAYLMQDFTSGQIDFGSLGAVPVMITRGQGVDVVILASANSEGSSIVVKDSIKVPKDLADKSVGTPGIGSIQDAMVDMVARKENIKIRHKHMKVSDMPLFLQKGEVDGFIAWAPHPTRAVDLGYGHQILTSKDILPDHQCCVIVTKGSILKKDPETVAKVLKVYLEACEWFRTHYDESVAMMAQKTGMKEEVIRTALQTVKHPFPPYCNVESLKLQAEGLITSGKIQKDSIKNMDDFIKAVYQPAILDECLTKK from the coding sequence ATGAAACGAGCAGCCATGCGGTCAGTCTTTCCAGTCGTAGTGGTTTTCCTCCTCCTCTTGGGGCTTCAGGGACCGGCAAGTGGTCAAACGAAGGAAATCCGTTTCGGGTACCTGGTGGCCGATCAGCTACACAGTCCCGGCGTGATGATCATGAAAGAAAAGCAAATGCTGGAGGCAGCAGGCTTCAAGGTGGCGTGGCAAGAGTTTCTCGCAGGCGCCTACCTGATGCAAGACTTCACGTCCGGGCAGATTGACTTTGGCAGTCTTGGAGCCGTGCCTGTCATGATTACCAGAGGGCAAGGGGTTGATGTAGTTATTCTTGCCAGCGCCAATTCTGAAGGATCCAGTATTGTGGTTAAAGACAGCATAAAAGTTCCCAAGGATCTCGCAGACAAGAGCGTTGGCACCCCGGGTATCGGTTCCATTCAGGATGCTATGGTGGACATGGTGGCCAGGAAAGAGAACATCAAGATACGTCACAAACATATGAAAGTCTCTGATATGCCGCTCTTCCTGCAAAAAGGTGAGGTTGACGGCTTCATTGCATGGGCGCCTCATCCGACTCGAGCAGTCGATCTCGGGTATGGCCATCAGATTCTCACTTCCAAGGATATTCTTCCCGATCATCAGTGCTGCGTCATCGTCACCAAAGGGTCAATCCTCAAAAAAGATCCTGAGACAGTGGCCAAGGTGTTAAAGGTTTATTTGGAAGCGTGTGAGTGGTTCAGAACGCATTATGATGAATCTGTGGCAATGATGGCCCAGAAGACAGGTATGAAAGAGGAAGTGATTCGCACGGCACTCCAGACCGTAAAGCATCCCTTTCCGCCCTATTGCAATGTGGAGAGTCTCAAGCTGCAGGCAGAAGGTCTGATTACCAGCGGTAAAATCCAAAAAGATTCCATAAAGAATATGGACGACTTCATCAAGGCCGTTTATCAGCCTGCGATTCTGGATGAGTGTCTGACCAAGAAATAG
- a CDS encoding corrinoid protein, which produces MVSEERRAEILRRLSEGVVKYEEDLVREYSEIALEEGLDAYDAIMNGLAAGMEIVSDLYDQQEYFVPEMLMCADALYAGLDILKPHIKKTDSIGIKGQVVIGTVQGDVHDIGKNLIKLMFEVSGFTVYDLGRDVPLEKFSEEQSRTNSDIVALSAMMTTTMMNMKKVIETIKEKNPDVAVMLGGAPVTKEVAALFGADGYAEGTADAIQEALKMIKLRRKLDQTGPPN; this is translated from the coding sequence ATGGTCTCGGAAGAAAGACGTGCGGAAATTCTGCGAAGGCTTTCCGAAGGAGTCGTGAAATACGAGGAGGATCTTGTCCGAGAATACTCTGAAATAGCCCTGGAAGAAGGCCTGGACGCGTATGACGCTATTATGAACGGACTCGCTGCAGGCATGGAGATTGTAAGTGACCTTTACGACCAGCAAGAGTATTTCGTACCGGAAATGTTGATGTGCGCTGATGCTCTGTACGCAGGATTGGACATTCTGAAGCCTCATATCAAAAAGACTGATTCCATCGGGATAAAAGGACAGGTCGTTATCGGAACCGTACAAGGCGATGTACACGATATCGGAAAGAATCTAATAAAGCTGATGTTCGAAGTATCCGGTTTCACTGTGTATGATTTGGGGCGAGACGTGCCTTTAGAGAAATTCTCGGAGGAGCAGTCGCGCACCAATTCCGATATCGTGGCCCTCTCTGCCATGATGACAACCACGATGATGAACATGAAGAAGGTGATAGAAACGATCAAGGAGAAGAATCCGGATGTTGCCGTCATGCTTGGAGGAGCCCCGGTGACCAAGGAGGTCGCTGCGCTCTTCGGAGCGGACGGCTATGCGGAGGGAACTGCAGACGCGATCCAGGAAGCGCTGAAAATGATAAAGTTGCGCCGCAAGTTGGACCAAACGGGCCCTCCGAATTGA
- a CDS encoding ABC transporter ATP-binding protein produces MAAKKVKIQVRDLCKHFGDLVVLNDINFDIYDSEFLCVVGPTGCGKTTFCNVVTRLMPITKGSVIMDGEPVDFKKHNISFVFQEPSCLPWRTVWDNVKIGLEIKGYPKSEIKERVGNVLDLTGLTKFKDFFPNQISAGMKQRVAIARAFVTEPDMLLMDEPFGQLDTSTRFHIENSLVRLWQKTKQTVIFVTHNLEEAVYLSERILVCTPKPTKIKEEVMVDHLDYPRDITDREFVKIRKQVTDLVRWW; encoded by the coding sequence ATGGCCGCAAAGAAAGTTAAAATTCAGGTGAGGGATCTTTGCAAGCACTTCGGGGATCTGGTCGTCTTGAACGATATCAACTTCGATATCTACGATTCCGAATTCCTATGTGTTGTCGGCCCGACGGGTTGTGGCAAAACCACGTTCTGCAATGTAGTGACGAGGCTCATGCCTATAACAAAAGGATCCGTCATCATGGATGGTGAACCTGTGGATTTCAAGAAGCACAATATTTCCTTTGTGTTTCAGGAACCATCCTGCCTTCCGTGGAGGACCGTTTGGGACAACGTAAAGATCGGGCTTGAAATCAAGGGTTACCCGAAATCGGAAATCAAGGAAAGGGTAGGTAACGTTCTTGACCTCACAGGATTGACGAAATTCAAGGATTTCTTCCCAAACCAGATTTCCGCAGGGATGAAACAGCGTGTAGCCATCGCAAGGGCTTTCGTTACCGAGCCGGACATGCTGCTGATGGACGAACCTTTCGGACAACTGGACACCAGCACCCGGTTCCATATCGAAAACAGTCTTGTTCGGCTGTGGCAGAAGACTAAGCAGACCGTAATATTCGTGACTCACAATCTTGAAGAAGCGGTGTACCTGTCCGAGAGGATACTGGTGTGCACGCCGAAACCTACCAAGATCAAAGAGGAAGTCATGGTGGATCATCTCGATTATCCGAGAGACATTACCGACCGCGAATTCGTGAAAATTCGTAAGCAGGTGACCGATCTGGTGAGGTGGTGGTAA